The Pseudomonadota bacterium genome includes a region encoding these proteins:
- a CDS encoding sensor histidine kinase — protein sequence MILTRRVKKVHQWLVPPESGQGWTAYLWLVYCAFFFVEWYFRPVGPLELGLGLATVAVFLVLYFSAYRRAGAAALWHILAIAALGAAWSFSNAGASVMFIYAAAFAHLVGPPRRAVWVVLGIAAFAAVIAPLARPEPFYWMPGVFISIMIGMANIFFAEQGRKNAELKLSQAETRRLARVAERERIARDLHDVLGHTLSMIAVKSELAERLVRRDGDRARQEIRAMGDSARKALADVREAISGYQRQTLGETLEHMRLSLRAADIDPVIEVDEGIELPAQTQGMLALVLREAVTNVIRHSQARRCRIRIETSNAELSMTIDDDGGGRIRMDGNGIQGMRARIESLGGRLDIGLRGSASLTARVPLEAA from the coding sequence ATGATCCTGACCAGACGCGTCAAGAAGGTTCACCAGTGGCTGGTTCCGCCCGAAAGCGGCCAGGGCTGGACGGCCTACCTGTGGCTGGTTTATTGCGCATTCTTCTTCGTCGAGTGGTACTTCAGGCCGGTCGGACCGCTCGAACTGGGCCTGGGCCTGGCAACCGTGGCGGTATTCCTGGTGCTCTACTTCAGTGCCTATCGCCGCGCGGGGGCAGCCGCCCTGTGGCACATTTTGGCGATCGCGGCCCTGGGCGCCGCCTGGAGCTTCAGCAACGCCGGCGCGAGCGTCATGTTCATCTATGCGGCCGCCTTCGCCCACCTGGTCGGCCCGCCCCGACGGGCCGTCTGGGTCGTGCTCGGCATTGCCGCGTTTGCCGCGGTGATCGCACCGCTGGCCCGGCCGGAGCCCTTCTACTGGATGCCGGGCGTGTTCATCAGCATCATGATCGGCATGGCCAACATTTTCTTCGCCGAACAGGGACGCAAGAACGCAGAACTCAAGCTGAGCCAGGCCGAGACCAGGCGTCTGGCCCGGGTGGCCGAACGCGAGCGCATCGCCCGTGACCTGCATGACGTGCTCGGCCATACGCTGTCGATGATCGCCGTCAAGAGCGAGCTGGCCGAGCGCCTGGTCCGGCGCGATGGCGACAGGGCCCGCCAGGAAATCCGCGCCATGGGCGATAGCGCCCGCAAGGCCCTGGCCGATGTGCGCGAAGCCATCAGCGGCTACCAGCGACAGACCCTCGGCGAGACCCTTGAACACATGCGCCTGAGCCTGCGCGCGGCCGACATCGACCCGGTCATCGAAGTCGACGAAGGCATCGAGTTGCCCGCGCAGACGCAGGGCATGCTGGCGCTGGTGCTGCGCGAGGCGGTCACCAACGTCATTCGCCACTCCCAGGCCCGTCGTTGCCGGATCCGGATCGAGACGAGCAACGCTGAGCTGAGCATGACCATCGACGACGACGGTGGCGGACGCATCCGCATGGACGGTAACGGCATTCAGGGCATGCGTGCTCGAATCGAATCGCTGGGCGGCCGGCTCGATATCGGCTTGCGCGGTTCGGCCAGCCTGACCGCCCGCGTTCCGCTGGAGGCCGCATGA
- a CDS encoding ABC transporter permease — translation MIAAHPSIQLIRAQWLNLLRTPAYTLPTLLFPVMFYGFFGLLMLRGQSLWLLCTFATFGVMGAALFSFGVSIATERAQGWLLLLRASPAPVSAVIAGKAFGAVLFAIIIVVMMSALAAAFGGVRLEAGQWLALAGILTLGALPFCLMGLALGLWLSPNAAPAVLNLVYLPLGFLSGLWIPSAMFPGWLQAIAEWLPPYHLAALALDITGAKSADWGHSLAVLGVFSLSFAVMTALGWRRLSGVS, via the coding sequence ATGATCGCCGCCCATCCGTCCATCCAGCTCATCCGCGCGCAGTGGCTCAATCTGCTGCGCACGCCAGCCTACACACTGCCCACGCTGCTCTTCCCGGTGATGTTCTACGGCTTCTTCGGTCTGCTGATGCTCAGAGGCCAGTCGCTGTGGCTGCTGTGCACGTTCGCCACGTTCGGCGTCATGGGGGCCGCGCTGTTTTCCTTCGGCGTGTCGATTGCCACCGAACGTGCCCAGGGCTGGCTGTTGCTTCTGCGGGCATCTCCGGCCCCGGTCTCGGCGGTGATCGCCGGCAAGGCTTTCGGCGCTGTTCTGTTTGCGATCATTATCGTGGTCATGATGAGCGCACTGGCTGCCGCTTTCGGAGGCGTTCGGCTCGAGGCCGGCCAGTGGCTGGCCCTGGCCGGCATTTTGACGCTCGGCGCCCTGCCATTTTGCCTGATGGGTCTGGCGCTGGGCCTGTGGCTCAGCCCCAACGCTGCTCCGGCGGTGCTCAACCTGGTCTACCTACCGCTCGGGTTCCTCTCCGGCCTGTGGATTCCATCCGCGATGTTCCCGGGCTGGCTTCAGGCAATTGCCGAATGGCTGCCGCCCTATCACCTCGCCGCCCTGGCGCTGGATATCACGGGTGCCAAAAGTGCCGACTGGGGCCACTCCCTGGCCGTACTCGGCGTATTCAGCCTGAGCTTTGCCGTGATGACCGCGCTGGGCTGGCGGCGTCTGTCCGGCGTATCCTGA
- a CDS encoding ABC transporter ATP-binding protein: MNHPIVAECSALRHDYGSTLALAGIDLTLRGGLVTALLGPNGAGKTTLIHLLLGILPAQRGRIRLFGALGPGNFEAQRRSGVMLQASGVQDNLTVAELLALFASFYPKPDSQIGLLDELDLVDLANRRFDRLSGGQKQRVLFALAVIGRPDWLILDEPTTGLDPAARRILWRAIEARRRFGVSILLCTHFMDEAQRLADHVVVLDHGRILDQGTPDTIRRRVPSDRIRLRTRLPAEKIETLPAVQSVQVGEERTEILSQRGIDTVRALLAADDSIEDLEVAGADLETAFLALTRLDANEKEAA; this comes from the coding sequence ATGAACCATCCCATCGTCGCCGAGTGTTCGGCACTTCGTCATGACTACGGGTCGACGCTGGCGCTGGCCGGCATCGACCTGACCCTGCGCGGCGGTCTCGTCACCGCCCTGCTCGGCCCCAACGGCGCAGGCAAGACCACGCTGATTCACCTGCTGCTCGGCATCCTGCCCGCGCAGCGCGGCAGGATCCGGCTGTTCGGCGCGCTCGGACCAGGCAACTTCGAGGCGCAGCGGCGCAGCGGCGTCATGCTCCAGGCCAGCGGCGTGCAGGACAACCTGACCGTTGCCGAACTTCTGGCCCTGTTCGCCAGCTTCTACCCAAAGCCGGATTCGCAGATCGGCCTGCTCGATGAACTTGACCTGGTCGATCTGGCCAACCGCCGCTTCGACCGCCTCTCGGGCGGCCAGAAGCAGCGCGTGCTCTTCGCCCTGGCCGTCATCGGCCGGCCCGACTGGCTGATCCTCGACGAGCCGACCACGGGTCTCGACCCCGCCGCCCGCCGGATCCTGTGGCGGGCCATCGAGGCGCGGCGTCGCTTCGGTGTCTCGATCCTGCTGTGCACGCATTTCATGGACGAGGCGCAGCGGCTTGCCGATCACGTCGTCGTGCTCGATCACGGGCGCATCCTGGACCAGGGCACACCCGACACCATCCGCCGCCGCGTGCCCAGCGACCGGATCCGGCTGCGCACCCGGCTGCCGGCCGAGAAGATCGAGACCCTACCGGCGGTACAGTCCGTGCAGGTCGGCGAGGAACGAACCGAAATCCTCAGCCAACGCGGCATCGACACGGTTCGCGCGCTGCTGGCCGCCGACGATTCAATTGAGGATCTCGAAGTCGCCGGCGCCGACCTGGAAACCGCCTTTCTCGCCCTGACCCGACTCGACGCCAATGAAAAGGAGGCCGCATGA
- a CDS encoding glutathione S-transferase family protein codes for MNGSLVFYTNPMSRGGIVHWMLEEIGQPYDLRVLEYGPAMKSEDYLAVNPMGKVPTIVHDGHVVTEAAAICAYLADAFPEAGLAPPLPERGAYYRWLFFAAGPLEAAVGTKACGLEPDEKQRMMLGFGSLETTLDTLASAVRDRQFIAGDRFSAADVYVGSHIGWGMQFGTIDQRPEFAAYWDGLKDRPAHQKSMQFMQEAMRQSEST; via the coding sequence ATGAACGGCAGCCTCGTTTTCTACACCAACCCCATGTCGCGCGGCGGCATCGTGCACTGGATGCTCGAGGAGATCGGCCAGCCTTACGACCTGCGGGTCCTCGAATACGGCCCGGCGATGAAGTCCGAGGACTATCTGGCCGTCAACCCGATGGGCAAGGTGCCGACCATCGTCCACGATGGCCACGTCGTGACCGAAGCGGCCGCCATCTGTGCCTACCTGGCCGACGCCTTTCCCGAGGCCGGGCTGGCTCCGCCGCTGCCCGAGCGCGGGGCATACTACCGCTGGCTGTTCTTCGCCGCCGGCCCGCTCGAGGCGGCGGTCGGCACGAAGGCCTGCGGGCTCGAACCCGACGAGAAACAGCGGATGATGCTGGGCTTTGGCTCGCTCGAAACTACCCTGGACACCCTGGCCTCGGCGGTGCGCGACCGCCAGTTCATTGCCGGCGATCGTTTCAGCGCCGCGGATGTCTACGTCGGCTCCCACATCGGTTGGGGCATGCAGTTCGGCACCATCGATCAACGGCCCGAGTTCGCGGCATACTGGGACGGTCTGAAGGACCGCCCGGCCCACCAGAAATCCATGCAGTTCATGCAGGAGGCCATGCGGCAATCGGAATCGACCTGA
- a CDS encoding cytochrome c, translating to MKAIGRFIRTVLILLVIVIGGAIAYAFSGHYDVSVGSGHMPWTQWYLETVRSHSIRRRAADIDVPELGGRQQVSAGAVAYNQACAGCHGRPGRPPSDSFDPPPPALTRGQPDPAGTFWVVRNGIKMSAMPAVGRERVSDEELWALIAFLQTASSLTEGEYRELVEPAEPEPEPEPEAEPDAEPALTPDQAPDPEDGTETGQPSDHDDDPEAGSEDDDGGGR from the coding sequence ATGAAAGCCATCGGACGATTCATTCGCACCGTACTGATTCTGCTCGTTATCGTCATCGGCGGGGCCATCGCCTACGCCTTCAGCGGGCACTACGATGTCTCGGTCGGTTCCGGGCACATGCCCTGGACCCAGTGGTATCTGGAAACGGTCCGCAGCCACTCCATCCGCCGGCGGGCGGCCGATATCGACGTGCCGGAGCTGGGCGGCCGGCAGCAAGTCTCCGCCGGCGCGGTTGCCTACAACCAGGCCTGCGCCGGCTGTCACGGGCGGCCGGGGCGGCCGCCCAGCGACAGCTTCGACCCGCCGCCACCGGCGCTCACCCGCGGCCAGCCAGACCCGGCCGGCACGTTCTGGGTGGTCAGAAACGGTATCAAGATGTCCGCCATGCCGGCGGTCGGACGCGAACGCGTCAGCGACGAGGAACTGTGGGCACTGATCGCTTTCCTGCAGACCGCCTCGAGCCTGACCGAGGGCGAGTACCGCGAGCTGGTCGAACCGGCAGAGCCTGAACCAGAACCCGAACCGGAAGCCGAACCGGACGCTGAACCGGCCCTTACACCCGACCAAGCCCCCGATCCGGAGGACGGAACCGAAACCGGTCAACCCTCCGATCATGACGACGATCCGGAAGCCGGGAGCGAAGACGACGATGGCGGCGGCCGGTGA